The Thunnus thynnus chromosome 22, fThuThy2.1, whole genome shotgun sequence genome includes a window with the following:
- the LOC137174441 gene encoding 5,6-dihydroxyindole-2-carboxylic acid oxidase-like produces MWQCCFLVFFGAVAVSAQFPRECVTPEGLRSGQCCPSPSGLNNDPCGSSTGRGQCVSISVDARPHGPQYPHDGRDDRERWPVRFFNRTCQCNGNFSGYNCGRCRHGWTGANCDQRVSVVRRNVMQLSADEKRAFVNALDQAKRTVHPDLVIASRRYPEIFGPDGNTMQFENITIYNYFVWTHYYSVSKTFLGAGQASFGGVDFSHEGPGFVTWHRYHLLQLERDMQDMLQDPSFALPYWNFAIGGNTCDICTDDLMGARSSFDMNSLSPNSIFSQWRVVCESVNDYDTLGTICNNTETSPIRRNPAGNVNRPMVQRLPEPQDVADCLQVNAFDTPPYYSTSSESFRNTIEGYSAPQGNYDPVVRSLHNLAHLFLNGTGGQTHLSPNDPIFVLLHTYTDAIFDEWLRRHGPESPVYPEENAPIGHNRGYNMVPFWPPVTNAEMFVVAPENLGYSYEAEWPGQAFTLTEIITMAIVAALVIVAVIFAATTCAVRARSYNMEGHQPLLGDQYQRYDDDKSQSVV; encoded by the exons ATGTGGCAGTGTTgctttttggtgttttttggcGCGGTGGCAGTGAGCGCTCAGTTCCCCAGAGAGTGCGTAACACCCGAGGGACTCAGGAGTGGACAGTGTTGTCCGTCACCATCCGGCCTGAACAACGACCCGTGTGGCTCCAGTACGGGGCGCGGACAGTGTGTATCCATCTCGGTGGATGCGCGCCCACACGGCCCTCAGTACCCGCACGACGGACGGGATGACCGGGAACGATGGCCAGTCCGTTTCTTCAACCGCACATGTCAGTGTAATGGAAACTTCAGTGGTTATAACTGCGGACGCTGCAGACACGGATGGACTGGGGCCAACTGTGACCAGAGAGTTTCTGTTG TAAGGAGAAACGTGATGCAGCTCAGTGCGGACGAGAAGCGTGCGTTCGTGAACGCGCTGGATCAGGCCAAGCGCACGGTGCACCCCGACCTGGTGATAGCCAGTCGGCGCTATCCGGAGATCTTCGGGCCTGACGGGAACACCATGCAGTTCGAAAACATCACCATCTACAATTACTTCGTTTGGACGCATTATTACTCTGTCAGCAAGACGTTTCTGGGGGCTGGGCAGGCCAGTTTTGGAGGAGTGGACTTCTCACACGAGGGGCCCGGTTTCGTCACTTGGCACAGGTACCACCTTTTGCAGCTGGAGCGAGACATGCAG GACATGCTCCAAGACCCCTCCTTCGCCCTGCCCTACTGGAACTTTGCCATTGGTGGTAACACATGTGACATCTGCACAGATGACCTGATGGGAGCCAGGAGCAGCTTTGACATGAACTCGCTGAGCCCCAACTCTATCTTCTCCCAGTGGAGAGTCGTCTGTGAGAGTGTAAATGACTATGACACACTGGGAACCATCTGCAACA ACACTGAGACTTCTCCCATTAGAAGGAACCCAGCAGGAAACGTCAACAGGCCGATGGTCCAACGTCTCCCTGAGCCTCAGGATGTGGCAGACTGTCTGCAGGTTAACGCTTTTGACACACCACCCTACTACTCCACCTCTTCTGAAAGCTTCAGAAACACAATTGAAg GTTATAGTGCCCCCCAGGGAAACTATGACCCCGTTGTAAGGAGCCTGCACAACCTGGCCCATCTGTTCCTGAATGGGACTGGAGGACAGACCCACCTCTCACCCAACGACCCCATCTTTGTCCTGCTCCACACCTACACTGATGCCATATTTGATGAATGGTTGAGGAGACACGGTCCAG AATCACCTGTGTATCCAGAAGAAAACGCCCCTATTGGTCATAACAGGGGCTACAACATGGTGCCTTTCTGGCCCCCAGTTACTAACGCTGAGATGTTTGTGGTCGCCCCTGAAAATCTTGGTTATTCTTATGAAGCTGAATGGCCAG GTCAAGCTTTCACTCTGACTGAAATCATCACCATGGCAATAGTTGCTGCCCTTGTGATTGTTGCAGTCATTTTCGCTGCCACCACATGTGCCGTGCGTGCCAGATCGTACAATATGGAAGGCCACCAGCCTCTGCTCGGGGATCAGTACCAGCGCTACGACGATGACAAAAGCCAATCTGTAGTCTAA